The Myxocyprinus asiaticus isolate MX2 ecotype Aquarium Trade chromosome 36, UBuf_Myxa_2, whole genome shotgun sequence genome segment ctcaCCCCATTTAGTAAAAGTCTAATCAAGTAAAGAAATGtcttctcacttttttttttttttttgtaacaaagaCAAAGCATTTACACAATTCATTAACTACTACTAACTTCTGTAGTTTCACCTTTTACATTTTGCAGTTTCAGGATCTGTTTGCATCATATTTGTGTTGCTGTTTACATTTTGCTGAGATGCCAGTAATATgctatttaatggcaggttcccagATTTCCTGGACAAGggaagagaatatatatatatatatatatatatatatttattttgtagccAATCCTTTATAAAGCATGTACCTACACAAGAATTAACTTGATAAACCTAACCTGAGAAATATTCATGGCCACCGTCTCCCCTATAACACAACAGGAGTATGGTTCAACCCAAAAGGAATGACAACATATGTATACTGACCCACTTTGTCCACGCCATACTTGTGTCCGGCCACCTGATGAGAGAGCGGCACGCAGCCGTTCAGGTGAGCGCTCTGCGCGCTCTTCCCCGCGTCCTCCGGAAAACACGAGCCCCGCGTTATTACCAGCGCCACAGATGAGTCCATTATCTGATGCAGATGAATTCAATGCACTGGCTCTTTATTTCACAAAACTTCTATTTGCATACACATTCACATATTGATCTCACACCCTCAACGCGTCATCCAGTACTGCGATACTGATGTGTATGACCGACCGATCGCGTGCCATCAGTCACGGCGCCCACGCGCGCAACCACGTAACAGGCTTTTCACATCACAGAAAACCACATCCCACTTCCTCACTTTACAGATGTTTACACTCCTCCCTCGGTAATTGATACGAGATGGTAGATACGGAACGGGTACGGTACAAAGATCGACTCGATATTCCGGCGGAGTTAGTCATTTCCACTCGTGGGGTCGCACGGGAACACGCAGTTCTGCGAACGCTTCGCTGTTTGTTTCCgccccgcacacacacacacacacacacacacacacacacacactgaagcgCGTCCCCGAGAGACACGCTGCGTGTGACGTCACGACGCACGGCTGGCAGACGCGTCACTAGTGTGACAACTCATAAAAAGGGTCAGAACAAATGTCTTGATGCTTTGTCCAGATCTGAAGTCTTTCAGAAGATGAAATGTGCCATGTTATAAAATCTCTTAAATAATAGCAAGAATGACACATTTCGAAAGTATTAtaacaatgtttttctttttgagtttgtatttattttatagtaATTTTATCTCTCTGTATTTCCCCACTGCAATGCTTtactgttctgtgtttgtgtgatatgcaaataaattgaaaaaagaaaataaatcaaatgcaTCAAGCgtttgtttccttttatttctttttaattaggTAAACATGGGCTCATAGCAGCTTATTTGTAATAACTACTActtaatttgaataatttttaaaaacttttaattgaataattaaaaaaaaaaggtttaaaaaaaaacagggttTTTTGTGTGcccattttttaagatttacacatttaaatttcataacattccatcaaattgaactgagtaatcttttaCGAAAATTCAATGCATCATTTTTGAATatatttaattgagtaatctttaactaaattaatttaacacaacttaaatatatgtaattgagtaatcttgaaaaaataaataaataaaacttgaaTATATTTGAATACTGAGTTAAGTATTATTTAACAAGTTTTATTAATAGTTTTAACAAATGGTACTTAATTCAATTCAATGAAATATTGTTaagtttaaatgtgtaaatctgtaaaaaggctaatatatatatatatatatatatatatatatatatatatatatatattttttttttttttttttttttttgggagtgtACAGATGATAAAAGTTTGTTTACACTGCTGAATATTCAGTAATTGTGTGACTAATGAGAACACAGATAAAAACTATCAGTACTGAATATAAACAGAGAAGGAAAACATTTTACATAATGATATGTTTTGTGTACTGGGCCATTTTGAAAATTACTAAAATTCTCCTGGGAATGTTGTGATAATTATGGTATCAGCTGTTTACATACAGGCAAACAAATTAATAGCTATATGTTGATGTGAATACTGATGGGGATACAGAAATTAGCATCTGATTTACCCTTCCAAAAATCagcaaggtttttttatttttttccaagggtctggaaagcacacaaaaatataaaGTACAATTCAATAAGTGTTTTCCTTCTGGAAGCAACAGAATAAATTAAGATCTTTGATTATTAACCCTAGAACGCATATGTCACTTCACCTCCCTTAAATACATGTGTGGGTAAAAAAAGACCAAGATGAAATCCAGATGCAGATTCTATATAAAACTACCTATATCCACTTTAGACCACTTTATGTAAAAATCATCTCTTAAAATGTAGCGGCTggatcatttttgacccacccatgctatggttaaagggatagttcactcaaaaatgaaaattctctcattatttacacatcctcatgccatcccagatgcgaattactttctttcttcagaaaaacacaaagatatttagaagaatatttcagctctgtcggtccatacaatacaagtgaatgatgatcagacctgtgtagctccaaaaatcccataaaggaaatataaaagtaatccatcagtctccagtggtttaaatccatatcttcagaagcgatataataggtctgggtgagaatcagataaaaatgtaagtacgttttttttactctaaatctccactttcacttttacctcTAAAAgttacatgtggtgcctgtttagtttcatatctgaaagtgaaagtggagatttttagtaaaacaggacttaaattttgatctgtttctcaaatatgtattacttttatgtttcctttgtgtgatttttgaagTTACAACCATCTGATCctcattcacctgcattgtaaggacttacagagctgagatattcttctaaaaatctgtttgtgttttgctgaagaaactcaacacacatctgggatagcatgagggtgagtaaatgatgagagaattttcatttttcggtaaactatccctttaagggcggGCACAGCAGCAATGTTGTCTACGGACATTCAGATAAATCCATTCTCGGTAACAGTTTTTGCCAAACGTTGaaacatttacaaaatatttggaaatatgtgaatattttgagattaaatattttctttgtgACCTTAAATCATGATGAAGACATTGTTTGAATATTGCAACAATCCACTGGAACTAGTGGAAATAGAGCCTTTGTGTACTTACCATTGCAGTCACGGTAATTTCTGCAGAAGGTCAGTTCTGATCAAGTCTTCACAACTAAATGCTTCAAATAAAACAATACTACTGTTGTGTACAAATATGAAAGAATGCAAACAAAAACACAGCTgcaaattttaaacaaattttaatgcaaaattaaaaagaaaaaaatagatccAGTATAGTTGCTCTTaactatacaataaaaatatctaaaagaaaaatgtaatcagtTAAATGAGAGATACAATaaaactgttttcaatttcttaACTGCCCTCTTGTAGGGTAACCACAGCTGTATAACATCATGCCAATCTTAAATAGGATTTATGAAACAAGAAAACAAAGTGCCCAACACCACTGCGGGGATGACCAAAAATGCACAAAACCAATAAAAAGcttaaatgtcacattttgcaGCGCACAGTCCCCTTCAAAATACTAGTTCATCTATTATTATTGGTCATTTCAGATGGTAAATGTTAACAGTACAATGCGTTTAATATAACCTAATCTTACTTTTTCAATGCTAGAATTTACAGTGATTTGTgacttaaaaaaatgtctgttaaGTCTTCACATTGCATACTTTTGGGTCCATTCTCTTGCTAGTCTGTTGTACCTGGggagaaaaatacatttatttcattaaagagTTTATTAACAGTCTAGTTTGTTTAGATTGGCATGTCAAGCTAATGAAATATTTACATTCTGagttgcaagtgcctcactgaaacctcgatatttgcttttttaaagaaaaggagggacaagtcgaaattaattttgtggtattcagcattatgccacaaatgctgtcggttgagcttaacttgtattaaacctggaatattcctttaaacactaaAAGgataaagaaagacagaaaatgaAATACACCAATCAAGCATCGCTTTTTATCTATATACTTACTTTTCTTTGTCTGATTTGTAGATGTGTGCTATGTCTGGGACTAAGGGGTCATCAGGATTTGGATCACAAAGCAAAGAACATATGGACAATAGAACTGAAAAAGAGATTAAAACAATGATCACAATCATGAAGGCCCTGGTACTATAAGAAAGAACCAAACTATAAAGAAGCACCAACTAGTAACATCAGTGTACCTTTTGAAACTGTTAGTGCTGGAGACCATTGTGACCTCAGGATGTCCAGACAAATACTTCCATTACTGTTAATGTTTGGATGGTAGATTTTTGTCGTAAATGCTACCTGTTACAAGGAGAAGAGTGTCAAAATGCCATTAtgataaaacacagtaaataaatGGGGGTTGGATGTAACTTGATTACCTTTGGTGGCTTGAAGGGATAGTCTGTAGGAAAGTGAATTGTGAGAAAGAAGACCCCTCCTTGGTATGGGCTGTCACTCTATAAATGGAAGAAAACGACTTCAGTTATAATCAAAACTGAAAAGACAAGTTGCATTTAGGGTGTAAAATTAGCACCCATGACCAACCAAAGGAGAGTACTTTTTTTGCACAGTGGCaggtcattattttatttgccaaCCACTGTGTAGGACAACCTTTATGATGTCTCAGATTGAGCTTCACAAGAAATGTTGTTGCTTAGAACAAACGATGCACAATtacaggtgcactcagtaatttatttcctcatttaaaatgttttactcctaaagaaataaattgtaattttgaaacatatgtataaaataatgaccactcacatgaaatTCATAAGtctcatatcagtaatcttataaaagctgtttaattctacatggggcaggggcaccttcaagggggctgccattttagaatcacatgaccagctgaatagtaTACTTGCTTACTCTCAGTTACCGTCTTGTTGTTGGAccctttcactcttggattaaattaatcatggctgattgtgaatagtgaatttctacaatggcatctgtaactgaaaactattgatttccaatgatgctgcatccacaccaataggcgtcactgtaagtccaagatgacatgagcaaaaagttactgagtgcacctttaaagtaataCAATTGATACAAAACAATAACACAAGAGTACTGTGCTTGGTCTTTGTGTGTTGgttcaattttataaaaaaataattgttttaaatatgggtgtttctttaacttctgcTGTTGTAATGTCCCAAGCGTTGATTTTTATCAAaactttttttctatttgttataTGATCACCACATTAAAACTTTTTTCCAGGCCATCATAATacattttttggtatttttaaaattttgtttaagTATAGGTTTTATTGTTTTAACTTTTCCCCAGACACAGACTTTTATTATTAACCTATGAAACTCCattataaaaattacaaattattacatgttgaaaactatgataatctaaacaagaGAGCAAATTAAACATACCAGTaaatcatttcaatatttattgggtATATCAAAAAACACAAGAGTTGCTGTCCGCAAACTGAATGACAATCAGGCAAATGTTTCAGCCCATAGCTTTTTATCAGTGCTTCCAGGGGGTGAAAACATTTGCTtgagagcttttttttttaaactcactgCGCTTTTTCCactatgcaagtttaaaataattacaaatatccacctttttttcccctttttcacacaatttggaatgcccaattcccaatgtgctttaagtcctcgtggttgcctcaatcccagctgcctccgggtctgagaccgtcaacctgcgcatcttatcacgtggcttgttgagcgcattgtcacggagatatagcgtgtgtggaggcttcacaccatccaccgcggtatccacgctcaactcaccacgcccccaacgagaacgaaccacattatagcaatcacgaggagatttccccatgtgactctaccctccctagcaaccgggccaatttagttgcttaggagacctggctggagtcactcagcatgccctagggttcgaactagcgaactccaggggtggtagccagcgtctttaccactgagctacccaggacgcCATACTtgcctattttttaaaacattgacagataattccaaatgatgtccgtcattttggaagataacaaagatgaaaaacatttaaaccaagctccttgttgttgttttttatcatCATCTTTACGAGGTTCGTATCTCAAGTCGCGCTGTGAGTGTATGGGTATGAGGGAGAGACGGAGTTATTGTCGGCAGAGTGCGTGAGAATGCGGCACTTGTTATGCAGAAAAAATGCCATAAATTGGAAGATTTTTCAAATGGAACCTTTGATGACCATACACCTTCTTTtcacggacatgtcctctttttttaaCCTTAATAAAGCATCCGGTCtgatttctagattccctaaatgtccgggatttggctgttttcatactGAAGTGCTCAACAAGAAACGCAATGAAATCTAGCGCATCAAATTtgtggattctctctctctctctgcatgctgtatgtctgtctctctcacacacacgtacAGGGCGCGTGCAGAGAGCACTAGAgtccagtaactttaccatgcaaatgtgtgtgtgattgtgttctcATCTATTCTGGATTGCCGTCAAAACCTTATGTCCATACGCAGACATTAGTAAGAAAGtgatttacgttaagtaaacacagactgttcttctgtttttgactgttgttagtgatattatagtgcttggtaatgggaataagttGCGAAGCGGAAGTCTGTTGCACCCGTATTGGAAGAACGCGCTAAGCATTATGGGTAAtttcgctgcctgtgaaaaaggtggataatcATAATTTTTGCTAGAACTTTTTTCACTCTGTTATTTAGTGTGCAGACAGCAacttttgtgaattttgatacatttttgcctCCAGACACCTGAAGTAACAGAAGTTGTTTGAGCACAGAAATTCCCTCAACTTAATATTTATTGGGTGAAAATAATttctatcattttttatttattttattttttaagaattacAACTGTGCCAGTTGTGGtgatttccaccacaccaaacaattaaagttttattaaagttttttttttttgaagctagagtacttgttaaccaagtcaacaaaagtgtcagtgaagcgcatgcttgagatgaagtatgagacaagtgatgcttgaagaaaaagaaagaaaaaaataaaataaatcaaggtaaatatcacatgcgagtagaatatttttattgtgcgTCATTTCAAATCGAGCcaattttttcaaattatgcaacaaaacaaaagtatGAGAATTTATGTCTTCAagatatgaaattagccttagcaagacaaaggagtcagctattttatctcatatatatatatatatatatatatatatatatatatatatatatatatatatataaaatcaaaatcaaaatcaaatcactattattgtcacacaaccatatacacaagtgcaatagtgtgtgaaattcttgggtgcagttccgagcaacaccgcagtcatgacagtgatgagacatttaccaatctacaataaacatcaaatttacacaacacaatttaaaatctaatatacacataattacacacaacacaatatacaaataataacatacaatgtacagcatacaatacacacaatatagaatacacattatacaataaaaaaaatagtatatatagtatatataaaatgtacagtaggttgtattatactgttttgacattcaggctgtcggtcgatagtcagttgccagtgtgttgttaaaacAGAATATAACtgaagacagtccagtgtgagataataagattaataaagtgcagtgctgatgtatattgatcgtgagagatcaacagttcaaaagtctgattgcttgggggaagaagctgtcatgaagtcggctggtgcgggtcctgatgctgcgataccgcctacctgatggtagcagtgagaacagcccatggctcgggtggctggagtctctgatgatcctccgagcttttttcacacaccgcctggtatatatgtcctggagggagggaagctcacctccgatgatgtgtctacagttcgcaccaccctttgcagtgctttgcggttgtgggcggtgctattgccgtaccaggcggagatgcagccagtcaggatgctctctacagtgctggtgtagaaccgtgtgaggatgtggtggttcattccaaactttctcagccatctcaggaagaagaggcgctgatgagccttcttcacaacgacttcagtgtggatggaccatgtgagttcctctgtgatgtggacacccaggaacttgaagctgctgactctagccaccggtgctccattgatggtgatggggctgtgatCTCTTTCTcgtctcctgaagtccaccacaagctcctttgtcttactgacgttgagggagaggttgtgctcctgacaccagtgtgtcagagtgtgcacctcctctctgtaggctgtatcatcattgtcagtgatcagacctaccaccgtcgtatcatcagcaaacttaaggatggcattggagctatgtgttgccacacagtcacgtgtgtacagggaatacaggagtgggctaagaacacagccctgcggggctccagtattgagggtcagtgatgaggagatgttgctgcccattctatccacctggtgtctgcttgacaggaagtccaggatccagctgcacagcgagctgtttaaacccagagcccggagtttctcatcaagcttggagggcactatggtgttgaatgctgagctgtagtctacaaacagcattctcacataagtgttcttttttccaggtgggagagagcagtgtgtattgtagatgcaatggcatcatcagtggagcagttgttgcggtaagcaaactgcaatgggtccagtgatggaggcagcacagagcagatgtaatctctgattagtctctcaaagcatttgctgatgatgggggtcagagcaaaaggacaccagtcatttaagcaagtgattttggattgctttggtgcaggcacaatggtggatgttttaaagcatgtggggactacagataaagagagggaaaggttgaaaatgtccgtaaaaacaccagccagttggtttgcgcacgctatgacgacgtggcccggaatgcca includes the following:
- the ube2d1b gene encoding ubiquitin-conjugating enzyme E2 D1b, yielding MALKRIQKELQDLQRDPPAQCSAGPVGDDLFHWQATIMGPSDSPYQGGVFFLTIHFPTDYPFKPPKVAFTTKIYHPNINSNGSICLDILRSQWSPALTVSKVLLSICSLLCDPNPDDPLVPDIAHIYKSDKEKYNRLAREWTQKYAM